A window of Patescibacteria group bacterium contains these coding sequences:
- a CDS encoding DEAD/DEAH box helicase, with amino-acid sequence MSPSSSVAPSNFDGLGISPKILEALDRLKITSPTPIQKQAIPVAMDGKDVVGIAQTGTGKTFAFGIPMLQILSRTKGQGLVLLPTRELALQVEESIMRLAGRFGLRTAVLIGGASMHRQKEMLRKVPHIIVATPGRLIDHLEQRTLKLDRVNVLVLDEADRMLDMGFAPQINKILRQVPKDRQTMLFSATMPSAIAKIAAEYMKLPVRVEVAPQGTAAERVVQELFVVRKEDKPRLLEHLLREVRGSVLVFTRTKFGAKKLTRILVRAGHAAAEIHSDRSLAQRRGALEGFKSGKHRVLVATDIAARGIDVTGIELVVNFDLPDQAEDYVHRIGRTGRAGHSGRAISFAMPDQGSDVRQIEKLVRVHLPVTPTPGELPAVVVSPENRSDHREEAGRRGYGGGRGGYGGGRSHGGRPQHGGSRGSGRSADQGRAFGGGQRREGGGSPDGRRGGTQAGVRGKHERARKPTDPVENHPDRWQPPASYKRFGKKRPA; translated from the coding sequence ATGTCCCCTTCTTCTTCCGTTGCCCCGTCGAACTTCGACGGCCTGGGCATCAGCCCCAAGATCCTCGAGGCGCTCGACCGGCTCAAGATCACCTCCCCCACCCCCATCCAGAAACAGGCCATCCCCGTGGCCATGGACGGCAAGGACGTGGTGGGCATCGCCCAGACCGGCACGGGCAAGACCTTCGCCTTCGGCATCCCGATGCTGCAGATCCTCTCCCGCACCAAGGGCCAGGGGCTGGTGCTGCTCCCCACGCGCGAACTCGCGCTGCAGGTGGAGGAAAGCATCATGAGGCTCGCCGGCCGCTTCGGGCTTCGCACCGCCGTGCTCATCGGCGGCGCTTCCATGCACCGCCAGAAGGAGATGCTGCGCAAGGTCCCGCACATCATCGTCGCCACCCCGGGACGTCTCATCGACCACCTCGAGCAGCGCACCCTGAAGCTCGACCGCGTGAACGTGCTGGTGCTTGACGAGGCCGACCGCATGCTCGACATGGGGTTCGCGCCGCAGATCAACAAGATCCTCCGCCAGGTGCCCAAGGACCGCCAGACCATGCTGTTCTCCGCCACCATGCCCTCCGCGATCGCGAAGATCGCCGCCGAATACATGAAGCTGCCCGTGCGCGTGGAAGTGGCCCCGCAGGGGACCGCGGCCGAGCGCGTGGTGCAGGAGCTGTTCGTCGTTCGTAAGGAAGACAAGCCGCGCCTCTTGGAGCACCTGTTGCGCGAAGTGCGCGGGTCCGTGCTCGTGTTCACGCGCACCAAGTTCGGCGCCAAGAAGCTCACGCGCATCCTCGTGCGCGCCGGCCACGCCGCCGCCGAGATCCACTCCGACCGCTCGCTCGCCCAGCGCCGCGGCGCGCTCGAAGGGTTCAAGAGCGGCAAGCACCGCGTGCTCGTGGCAACCGACATCGCCGCGCGCGGCATCGACGTCACCGGCATCGAGCTCGTGGTGAACTTCGACCTGCCCGACCAGGCCGAGGACTACGTGCACCGCATCGGCCGCACCGGCCGCGCGGGCCACTCCGGCCGCGCCATCTCCTTCGCCATGCCCGACCAAGGGAGCGACGTGCGACAGATCGAAAAGCTCGTGCGCGTGCACCTGCCGGTCACGCCGACCCCGGGCGAATTGCCCGCGGTGGTGGTTAGCCCGGAGAACCGCAGCGATCACCGCGAAGAGGCGGGACGTCGCGGATATGGCGGCGGACGCGGCGGCTACGGTGGCGGCCGTTCCCACGGAGGCCGTCCGCAGCACGGCGGATCGCGCGGCAGCGGCCGCAGCGCCGACCAGGGCCGGGCATTCGGCGGCGGTCAGCGTCGCGAAGGCGGCGGATCGCCCGACGGACGTCGCGGCGGCACGCAGGCCGGCGTGCGCGGCAAGCACGAGCGCGCCCGCAAGCCCACCGACCCGGTGGAGAACCACCCCGACCGCTGGCAGCCGCCGGCGTCGTACAAGAGGTTTGGGAAGAAACGACCGGCGTAG
- a CDS encoding ribose-phosphate pyrophosphokinase, with protein MTTLAFRRYENGELYLPGCPTLSGTVALFGSFSPPDENLLKTLLAAHTLKKEGAGRVVAVIPFMAYMRQDKAKPGLGLTTAWLGELIRASGIGRIVTVDLHSLRDRELVPVPIVSLSPAPVFAKEILDRGWEDATLVAPDNGAVARCEAVARALKDKRPVTRFEKARTARGVRVGAPVGAVGNRCVLVDDQLDTGSTLVAACERLRRAGAKELLICVTHGLFAGEAWKRLHGLGVREIIVTDTVATRPPAAWVSQVSVAPLIERAIASIPPSRRVYVS; from the coding sequence ATGACGACGCTTGCCTTCCGCCGCTATGAGAACGGGGAGCTGTACCTTCCCGGATGCCCGACGCTCTCCGGAACGGTCGCCCTGTTCGGATCTTTTTCTCCTCCGGACGAGAACCTGCTTAAGACGCTCCTTGCCGCGCATACGCTCAAGAAGGAAGGGGCTGGTCGGGTGGTGGCCGTCATCCCGTTCATGGCATACATGCGCCAGGACAAGGCGAAGCCGGGGCTTGGCCTCACGACCGCCTGGCTGGGGGAGCTCATCCGCGCCTCCGGCATCGGTCGGATCGTGACCGTGGACCTGCACAGCCTGCGGGACAGGGAACTGGTCCCCGTGCCGATCGTTTCCCTCTCGCCCGCGCCGGTTTTCGCGAAGGAGATCCTGGACCGAGGATGGGAGGACGCCACGCTGGTCGCTCCGGACAACGGCGCCGTCGCGCGGTGCGAGGCGGTTGCCAGGGCGCTCAAGGACAAGCGTCCCGTCACGCGGTTCGAGAAGGCGCGGACCGCGCGCGGCGTCCGGGTCGGCGCGCCCGTCGGCGCGGTGGGGAACCGGTGCGTGCTCGTGGACGACCAGCTCGACACGGGCTCCACGCTGGTCGCGGCCTGCGAACGCCTGCGCCGCGCCGGCGCCAAGGAACTCCTGATTTGCGTCACGCACGGGCTGTTCGCCGGAGAGGCCTGGAAGAGGCTGCACGGCCTGGGCGTGCGCGAGATCATCGTGACGGACACGGTCGCGACGCGTCCGCCCGCCGCGTGGGTTTCCCAAGTTTCCGTCGCGCCGCTCATCGAGCGGGCGATTGCCTCGATCCCGCCGTCGCGGAGGGTGTACGTTTCTTGA
- a CDS encoding PAS domain S-box protein → MNPDAGCGILEAMPKEEHRHSRFLRFASLRARAVLALLIVFLPAAAIMVGIGLSERSHRIEAVHGQSRRLLTAFVAQQDALLDSTRQNLFTLAQDSTVTGDDPAACGLALARIRTETPNFANIGVVGADGIITCSALPLVEKTSSADRDWFKQAVATKRFAVGSYQVGRITGRRALNAAYPVLDASGDVRQVVFIALDLDWLNELAADIGLPDGMAFLEVDRGGTVVTRYPEPERYMGMDASATALAQAMLGGERGSVRATGLDGKRRTFQFAPVGETHDARLYASVGIDEERVLADIDRRFSFAFLLLAALGLAALALSLYAFRRLLIDPIRALADGFSRLRGGEYRARLDVPKAHNEMRALAEAFNATAKAMEGHVNGLTERDRLIQQLARRREMAARVNRALFRMQDVQDLFEEACRVGVDVAGFLGAWIVVAPPRRAPRVAAAAGIDVASSVLLPPGKAAAAHPVARALREGVSVLAHEGGRASGFPPELVLAGAASLAAFPLKMDGKPFGAFILASEAAAAFHAEDLKLFEELADDIAVGYAFSLNKAARAHAETALDRARQRFQLFMDMHPSPAWMTDAAGRYVYGNAALRRTLGRPWKEIQGRTVAKLLGKKVAETSLQGDRKVLESGAPFNAVEQVTIAGKPRTFQVMKFPIINDAGVRLVGGMAFDVTEERQTQERLTESEKRYRSYIEQSIDGVFVMADNGRIVDANPAARSMLGYDEEELRGMSLRDLMDHRLTEEEKLAFLLTLIREGRNGMDASVMRKDGTELIADVRIINLGGNRNLGIFRDVTERFRSEEKLRELNELKNSFIRIVAHQLRTPLNAVRWNLEALMEGRAGKLHARQRQLLEITHGAEVEVIRRIGDLLVATDIEEGRVTFARERLSLTSVVSSVLTEWKPRCRAKGIDCSYEAAKEAAEAVEADPEKIREAAGKLMENAIAYSKKGGRVAVRLSAVGNRVRFEVEDEGIGIPEAEQSRIFTRFYRASNASSMLPNASGLGLSIAKYFVEQHGGSIGFLSTEGKGSLFWFELPTAKGPVRRKRQP, encoded by the coding sequence ATGAACCCGGACGCGGGATGCGGTATACTTGAAGCCATGCCAAAGGAGGAGCACCGCCATTCGCGTTTTTTGCGATTCGCATCCCTGCGCGCCCGGGCGGTGTTGGCGCTGCTTATCGTATTCCTCCCGGCCGCGGCCATCATGGTCGGCATCGGGTTATCGGAGCGCTCCCACCGCATCGAGGCCGTGCACGGGCAGTCCCGCCGGCTGTTGACGGCGTTCGTCGCGCAGCAGGACGCCCTGTTGGATTCCACGCGGCAGAACCTGTTCACGCTCGCCCAGGATTCCACGGTCACAGGCGACGACCCGGCCGCCTGCGGCCTGGCGTTGGCCCGTATCAGGACCGAGACCCCGAATTTCGCCAACATCGGGGTGGTCGGCGCGGACGGCATCATCACCTGCAGCGCGCTCCCGCTTGTCGAGAAAACGAGTTCCGCGGACCGGGATTGGTTCAAGCAGGCCGTGGCCACGAAGCGGTTCGCCGTCGGCTCCTATCAAGTCGGTCGCATCACGGGACGCCGGGCCCTGAACGCCGCCTACCCGGTGCTTGACGCGTCGGGGGACGTGCGGCAGGTCGTGTTCATCGCGCTCGACCTCGATTGGCTCAACGAGCTGGCCGCCGACATCGGGCTGCCCGACGGGATGGCGTTCCTCGAGGTGGACCGCGGCGGCACGGTCGTGACGCGGTACCCGGAGCCGGAGCGCTACATGGGCATGGACGCGTCCGCGACGGCGCTCGCGCAGGCCATGCTGGGCGGGGAGCGGGGGTCGGTGCGCGCGACCGGACTCGACGGGAAGCGCAGGACGTTCCAGTTCGCCCCGGTCGGCGAGACCCACGACGCGCGGCTGTACGCCTCGGTCGGCATAGACGAAGAGAGGGTGCTCGCGGACATCGATCGGAGGTTCTCCTTCGCGTTCCTCTTGCTCGCCGCGCTCGGCCTCGCCGCGCTCGCGCTCTCCCTCTACGCGTTCCGCCGCCTGCTCATCGACCCCATCCGCGCCCTCGCGGACGGGTTTTCCCGCCTGCGAGGCGGGGAGTATCGCGCGCGCCTGGACGTGCCGAAGGCGCACAACGAGATGCGCGCGCTCGCCGAGGCGTTCAACGCGACCGCCAAGGCGATGGAAGGCCATGTCAACGGGCTGACGGAGCGCGACCGGCTCATCCAACAGCTCGCGCGCCGGCGCGAGATGGCGGCGCGCGTGAACCGCGCGCTGTTCCGCATGCAGGACGTGCAGGACCTCTTCGAGGAGGCGTGCCGCGTGGGCGTGGACGTCGCCGGGTTCCTGGGCGCGTGGATCGTGGTCGCGCCGCCGCGCCGCGCGCCGCGCGTGGCCGCCGCCGCCGGCATCGACGTCGCTTCTTCCGTCTTGCTCCCGCCGGGGAAGGCCGCCGCGGCGCATCCGGTCGCGCGCGCGCTTCGCGAGGGCGTAAGCGTGCTCGCGCATGAGGGAGGCCGGGCCTCCGGATTCCCGCCGGAGCTCGTCCTCGCCGGAGCCGCGTCGCTCGCCGCCTTCCCGCTCAAGATGGACGGCAAGCCGTTCGGGGCGTTCATCCTCGCCTCGGAGGCCGCCGCCGCGTTCCACGCGGAGGACCTGAAGCTGTTCGAGGAGCTTGCCGACGACATCGCGGTCGGGTACGCCTTCTCCCTCAACAAGGCGGCGCGCGCGCACGCCGAGACCGCGCTCGACCGCGCGCGGCAACGGTTCCAGCTGTTCATGGACATGCACCCGTCCCCCGCATGGATGACGGACGCCGCCGGGCGCTACGTGTACGGCAACGCCGCGCTGCGGCGCACGCTTGGACGCCCATGGAAGGAAATCCAGGGACGCACGGTCGCGAAGCTCCTGGGGAAGAAGGTCGCGGAGACATCGCTGCAAGGCGACCGGAAGGTGCTGGAGAGCGGAGCGCCGTTCAACGCGGTCGAGCAGGTGACGATCGCCGGCAAGCCCCGTACCTTCCAGGTGATGAAGTTCCCCATCATAAACGACGCGGGCGTGCGGCTTGTGGGGGGCATGGCGTTCGATGTCACGGAAGAGCGGCAGACGCAGGAACGGCTCACGGAGAGCGAGAAGCGGTACCGCTCCTACATCGAGCAGTCCATCGACGGGGTGTTCGTGATGGCGGACAACGGGCGCATCGTGGACGCCAACCCCGCCGCCCGCTCGATGCTCGGCTACGACGAGGAGGAATTGCGCGGGATGTCGCTGCGCGACCTCATGGACCACCGGCTTACCGAGGAGGAGAAGCTCGCCTTCCTGCTCACCCTCATCCGCGAGGGGCGCAACGGCATGGACGCCTCGGTCATGCGCAAGGACGGCACCGAGCTGATCGCCGACGTGCGCATCATCAACCTGGGCGGCAACCGCAACCTGGGGATCTTCCGCGACGTCACGGAGCGGTTCCGTTCCGAGGAGAAGCTCCGCGAGTTGAACGAGCTCAAGAACAGCTTCATCCGCATCGTCGCCCACCAGCTGCGCACGCCGCTCAACGCGGTGCGATGGAACCTCGAGGCGCTCATGGAGGGACGCGCGGGGAAGCTGCATGCGCGGCAGCGGCAGCTCCTGGAGATCACGCACGGCGCGGAGGTCGAGGTGATCCGCCGCATCGGCGACCTGCTCGTGGCCACCGACATCGAGGAGGGGCGCGTGACCTTCGCGCGCGAGCGCCTGTCGCTCACGAGCGTCGTGTCCAGCGTGCTTACCGAATGGAAGCCGCGCTGCCGGGCGAAGGGCATCGATTGCTCGTACGAGGCCGCCAAGGAGGCCGCCGAGGCCGTGGAGGCGGATCCGGAGAAGATCCGGGAGGCCGCGGGGAAGCTCATGGAGAACGCGATCGCGTACTCCAAGAAAGGCGGACGCGTCGCCGTGCGCCTTTCCGCGGTCGGGAACCGCGTCCGGTTCGAAGTCGAGGACGAGGGCATCGGCATCCCGGAGGCGGAACAGTCGCGCATCTTCACCCGGTTCTACCGCGCGAGCAACGCCTCCTCCATGCTGCCAAACGCCTCGGGGCTCGGGCTTTCCATCGCCAAGTATTTCGTGGAGCAGCACGGGGGGAGCATCGGGTTCTTGTCGACGGAGGGGAAGGGCAGCCTGTTCTGGTTCGAGCTCCCGACCGCGAAGGGTCCGGTCCGACGCAAGCGGCAACCATGA
- a CDS encoding PAS domain S-box protein: MHPLLERQLRKAFGTLETVPEECRPLLEAVSRSYEGADEDRALMDRSLEISSREGREREKRLSEEAEKLRLKTKELQDARTAMLNALDDALASQKDSTTTNLMLQNAERLAHIGAWRWDVPTGTLAWTDEIYRMFGTSPGEFKPTYDAFLARVHPEDRDLVKRAVDASIRGHAPYDIEHRVVRPDGSVVVVHERAEVSYGKDGTPLEMDGTVQDVTEEKKAQMRIRELDQLKDKFIRIVTHQFRTPLNAIRWNIEALLNEQLGPLKAEQKEFLRVTYDANTDVISRIRDLLTAMDIEEGRALVSKETVSVETIWNGVLAEWKKRCTLKDLVCEYAPPSAPLPALQGDGEKLRDVFAKIMDNAVTYTPEKGRVDANLEYRDGAIRFSMKDTGIGIPAVEQPRVFNRLFRASNASTMKPDSSGLGLYISKYFVEQHGGRIGFESEEGKGSTFWIELPVTTA; encoded by the coding sequence ATGCATCCGCTGCTCGAGCGACAGCTGCGCAAGGCCTTCGGGACCTTGGAGACCGTGCCGGAAGAATGCCGGCCGTTGCTTGAGGCCGTCAGCCGTTCGTACGAGGGCGCTGACGAGGACCGCGCGCTCATGGATCGTTCGCTCGAGATTTCCTCGCGTGAAGGGCGCGAGCGCGAAAAACGGCTTTCCGAGGAGGCCGAAAAGCTCCGTCTCAAGACGAAGGAACTCCAGGACGCGCGGACTGCGATGCTCAACGCGCTCGACGACGCGCTCGCGTCCCAGAAGGATTCGACGACTACCAACCTGATGCTACAAAACGCCGAGCGCCTCGCGCACATCGGGGCGTGGCGATGGGACGTGCCTACGGGGACGCTCGCGTGGACCGATGAGATCTATCGCATGTTCGGAACATCTCCGGGCGAGTTCAAGCCCACCTACGACGCGTTCCTCGCGCGCGTGCATCCCGAGGATCGCGATCTCGTGAAGCGCGCCGTCGACGCGTCGATCCGCGGGCATGCGCCGTACGACATCGAGCATCGCGTCGTACGCCCGGACGGGAGCGTCGTCGTCGTGCACGAGCGCGCCGAGGTGTCGTACGGGAAGGACGGCACGCCGTTGGAAATGGACGGCACCGTGCAGGACGTCACCGAGGAGAAGAAGGCCCAGATGAGGATCAGGGAGCTCGACCAGCTCAAGGACAAGTTCATCCGCATCGTCACGCACCAGTTCCGCACCCCGCTCAACGCCATCCGCTGGAACATCGAGGCGCTGCTCAACGAGCAGCTCGGGCCGCTCAAGGCCGAGCAGAAGGAGTTCTTGCGCGTCACCTACGACGCCAACACCGACGTGATTTCCCGCATCCGCGACCTGCTCACGGCCATGGACATCGAGGAGGGGCGCGCCCTCGTTTCCAAGGAGACCGTGTCCGTGGAAACCATCTGGAACGGGGTGCTGGCCGAGTGGAAGAAACGCTGCACGCTCAAGGACCTCGTCTGCGAGTACGCGCCGCCGAGCGCGCCGCTCCCCGCGCTCCAGGGCGACGGCGAGAAGCTGCGCGACGTCTTCGCCAAGATCATGGACAACGCGGTCACCTACACTCCCGAAAAAGGCCGCGTGGACGCGAATCTCGAGTACCGCGACGGCGCGATCCGCTTCAGCATGAAGGACACCGGCATCGGGATCCCGGCGGTGGAGCAGCCGCGCGTGTTCAACCGCTTATTCCGCGCATCGAACGCCTCCACCATGAAACCCGATTCCTCGGGCCTCGGGCTGTACATCTCCAAGTATTTCGTGGAACAACACGGGGGCAGGATCGGATTCGAAAGCGAGGAGGGGAAGGGAAGCACGTTTTGGATCGAGCTGCCGGTTACGACGGCCTAA
- a CDS encoding sensor histidine kinase, whose protein sequence is MRIRSKLVLAFVLSGVVPLLVVFGVSLGTIRQGVEDKFAEHVAVTAELAERSVTLYLDGLAKRASDWSSDGHINALIARIAALPRESPEAQEASRELGAYLRDFKMPLDRSILIAEVFDADGRVVASSEPLRVGHSESAEELEYEYAWRRAMAASFVETVTNGFVVLEGDEQGHPSEPTLHFSAPLAKEAGTPGGVLVLHVSARDLTALLGEILSDRPESTFETYLVNADGHFVTPSRFVPDVVLKVKVDTEPVRRCREAGESASGEWIDYRGVPVIGASRCQAGRWWTLVSEIDTTEVDAAARAARAQNALVLFVTLAFSASLGVGLSVVMGRRVGACTAVIKELAQGKFGARVPAADIKRDEIGQAAQGVNAMAERLDEYFGSLNQLYEAVFTQAPVGIITVAADGTVASANARAKEWTGVMEGDGLLASAWCRERALEGELRGALAGAPFEREIPGADGRAFRLTGTPLAGRKALEALLILEDVTQQKRLAEEQRSYAQRLEKEVADRVRELEAEKRELERVNAHLVGRELRMAELKKRLAQAEGADASPGTATPHATTGDKPGA, encoded by the coding sequence ATGCGCATCCGCTCCAAGCTCGTCCTCGCCTTCGTGCTTTCGGGGGTCGTCCCGCTCCTCGTGGTGTTCGGCGTGAGCCTGGGGACCATCCGGCAGGGCGTGGAGGACAAGTTCGCGGAGCACGTGGCCGTCACGGCGGAGCTTGCCGAGCGTTCCGTCACGCTGTACCTCGACGGGCTCGCCAAGCGCGCGTCCGATTGGTCGTCGGACGGGCATATCAACGCCCTGATCGCGCGTATCGCCGCGCTGCCGAGGGAGAGCCCGGAGGCGCAGGAGGCCTCGCGCGAGCTCGGCGCGTATTTGCGCGACTTCAAGATGCCGCTCGATCGTTCCATCCTGATTGCCGAAGTGTTCGACGCCGACGGGCGCGTGGTGGCCTCGTCCGAGCCGCTGCGGGTGGGACACAGCGAGAGCGCCGAGGAATTGGAATACGAATACGCCTGGCGCCGGGCCATGGCCGCCTCGTTCGTGGAGACCGTGACAAACGGCTTCGTCGTCCTCGAGGGTGACGAGCAAGGACACCCCTCCGAGCCGACCCTGCATTTTTCCGCCCCGCTCGCCAAGGAGGCAGGCACGCCGGGCGGCGTGCTCGTGCTGCATGTCTCGGCGCGCGACCTCACCGCGCTGTTGGGAGAGATCCTTTCCGATCGTCCCGAGTCGACCTTCGAGACCTATCTGGTGAACGCGGACGGCCATTTCGTCACTCCGTCGCGTTTCGTCCCGGATGTGGTGCTCAAGGTCAAGGTCGACACCGAGCCGGTGCGACGATGTCGCGAGGCCGGCGAATCCGCGTCCGGAGAGTGGATCGACTACCGCGGTGTGCCCGTGATCGGCGCCTCGCGCTGCCAGGCGGGCAGATGGTGGACGCTCGTCTCGGAAATCGACACGACCGAAGTGGACGCGGCCGCGCGCGCGGCGCGCGCGCAGAACGCGCTCGTGCTGTTCGTCACCTTGGCGTTCTCGGCCTCGTTGGGCGTGGGGTTGAGCGTGGTGATGGGCCGGCGCGTGGGCGCGTGCACGGCGGTCATCAAGGAGCTCGCGCAAGGGAAGTTCGGCGCGCGCGTGCCGGCCGCCGACATCAAGCGTGACGAGATCGGCCAGGCCGCGCAGGGGGTCAACGCCATGGCCGAGCGCCTGGACGAGTATTTCGGCAGCCTCAACCAGCTCTACGAGGCCGTGTTCACCCAGGCGCCGGTGGGGATCATCACGGTCGCCGCCGACGGGACGGTCGCGTCCGCGAACGCCCGCGCGAAGGAATGGACCGGGGTCATGGAAGGCGACGGCCTGCTTGCCTCGGCCTGGTGCCGGGAACGCGCGCTCGAAGGGGAGCTGCGCGGCGCGCTCGCCGGAGCGCCCTTCGAGCGGGAGATTCCCGGAGCGGACGGGCGGGCGTTCCGTCTCACGGGCACGCCGCTTGCCGGGCGCAAGGCGCTTGAGGCGCTGCTCATCCTCGAGGACGTGACGCAGCAAAAGCGGCTCGCCGAGGAACAGCGCTCGTACGCACAACGCCTGGAAAAGGAAGTCGCCGACCGCGTCCGCGAGCTGGAAGCGGAAAAACGCGAGCTCGAGCGCGTGAACGCGCACTTGGTGGGCCGCGAGCTGCGCATGGCCGAGCTCAAGAAGCGGCTGGCGCAGGCCGAGGGCGCGGATGCCTCGCCAGGCACGGCGACGCCACACGCGACGACCGGCGATAAGCCCGGCGCCTGA
- the rpmG gene encoding 50S ribosomal protein L33 translates to MSQDFLIKLECTQCKTVNYQSHKNKKTLKERLELSKFCKGCRAHQPHKETK, encoded by the coding sequence ATGTCCCAAGATTTCCTCATCAAGCTGGAGTGCACGCAGTGCAAGACGGTCAATTACCAGAGCCACAAGAACAAGAAGACGCTCAAGGAGCGCCTGGAGCTTTCGAAGTTCTGCAAAGGCTGCCGCGCCCACCAGCCGCACAAGGAGACCAAGTAA
- a CDS encoding 1-acyl-sn-glycerol-3-phosphate acyltransferase, translating into MRIRALFFVCLCVGTLVWAASVAHGSFILFDERPGPALRLRLSRWRSLWGSALMLVLRSFMRLKVTYRFPTAAQVVPLRSGPCIVVSNHQHSLIEPLVLPGLLERLGIDNVRWIAKDAMKRAWGWGPMFRASGFAWVRRGGHASDIRAVEAAAAAAAGEGASFALFPEGTRAPLGQVLPPKAGGFMAAVRNMPHCPVVSVTFAWDRPPEGGRTMLDGASLFGRTVTVTVRVHEPVAEAQARAWLDEEWERMRKDLTGAA; encoded by the coding sequence ATGCGGATCCGCGCCCTGTTCTTCGTTTGCCTGTGCGTCGGCACGCTCGTGTGGGCCGCAAGCGTGGCCCATGGGTCGTTCATCCTCTTCGACGAACGTCCGGGTCCGGCCCTGCGCCTGCGCCTGTCGCGCTGGCGGTCCCTCTGGGGTTCCGCGCTCATGCTCGTCTTGCGTTCCTTCATGCGTCTCAAGGTCACCTACCGGTTCCCGACCGCCGCGCAGGTCGTCCCGTTGCGCTCCGGGCCGTGCATCGTGGTTTCCAACCACCAGCACTCTCTCATCGAGCCGCTCGTGCTCCCGGGGCTGCTCGAGCGCCTCGGGATCGACAACGTGCGTTGGATCGCGAAGGATGCGATGAAGCGCGCCTGGGGCTGGGGACCGATGTTCCGCGCGTCGGGCTTTGCCTGGGTGCGACGCGGCGGGCATGCGAGCGACATCCGCGCCGTGGAAGCCGCCGCGGCCGCGGCCGCGGGCGAAGGGGCGTCCTTCGCCCTGTTCCCGGAAGGGACGCGCGCGCCGCTTGGGCAGGTGCTCCCGCCCAAGGCCGGCGGGTTCATGGCCGCCGTGCGCAACATGCCGCACTGTCCGGTCGTGTCCGTCACGTTCGCCTGGGACCGGCCGCCGGAAGGGGGGCGCACCATGCTCGACGGAGCATCGCTGTTTGGCCGCACGGTCACGGTGACGGTCCGGGTCCACGAGCCGGTCGCCGAAGCACAGGCCAGGGCCTGGCTCGACGAGGAATGGGAACGCATGCGAAAGGATCTCACAGGTGCCGCCTAG
- a CDS encoding GIY-YIG nuclease family protein, which produces MVCDHTTQNASVGNRKGVECLELVEGRVVVYMLECGDGSYYVGCSENLLRRMEDHRAGRAALWTAKRLPVRLVYYEIHKILLCARRRERQIKGWSRIKKEKLMDGTWKLE; this is translated from the coding sequence ATGGTCTGCGACCATACGACGCAAAACGCTTCCGTAGGGAACAGGAAAGGAGTCGAATGCCTTGAGCTTGTCGAAGGGCGCGTCGTCGTGTACATGTTGGAATGTGGCGATGGCAGTTATTATGTAGGTTGTTCTGAAAATCTTCTGCGAAGGATGGAAGATCATCGTGCGGGCAGGGCCGCTTTATGGACGGCAAAACGGCTTCCCGTCCGTCTCGTATACTACGAGATCCACAAGATCCTCCTGTGTGCAAGAAGAAGAGAACGTCAGATTAAGGGCTGGTCGAGGATAAAGAAGGAAAAGCTTATGGATGGGACTTGGAAGCTTGAATAA
- a CDS encoding phosphoribosyl transferase codes for MPRFKDRADAARQLVDALRPYAGKPVVVYALPRGGVVLGVAVAKALKAPLDLLIPRKIGHPDNPEYAIASVTETGAVVRQEDEVRSADPKWFDEEVRRQREEARRRRERYLSGRPAVPVKGKAAIVVDDGIATGLTMKAALSELRTREPSSVVIAVPVAARDTLRELGKEVDEVVVLHEPAMFLGSIGNYYEAFDQVSDEEVVAMMKQV; via the coding sequence ATGCCCCGATTCAAGGATCGCGCGGACGCGGCACGGCAGCTCGTCGACGCGCTCCGGCCCTATGCCGGCAAGCCCGTCGTCGTGTACGCCCTGCCGCGCGGGGGCGTGGTGCTGGGCGTCGCGGTCGCAAAGGCCCTCAAGGCCCCGCTCGACCTGCTCATCCCACGCAAGATCGGCCATCCGGACAACCCCGAATACGCCATCGCCTCCGTGACGGAAACGGGCGCCGTCGTGCGTCAGGAGGACGAAGTCCGGTCCGCGGATCCGAAATGGTTCGACGAGGAAGTCCGACGGCAACGCGAGGAAGCCCGCCGACGGCGCGAGCGATACCTCTCCGGGAGACCGGCCGTCCCCGTGAAGGGCAAGGCCGCCATCGTGGTCGACGACGGGATCGCGACCGGGCTCACCATGAAGGCGGCGTTGTCGGAGCTTCGGACGCGCGAACCGTCTTCCGTCGTGATCGCGGTCCCGGTGGCGGCGCGCGATACGCTGCGCGAGCTTGGGAAGGAGGTTGACGAGGTCGTCGTCTTGCACGAGCCGGCGATGTTCCTCGGGTCCATCGGCAATTATTACGAGGCGTTCGACCAGGTGAGCGACGAAGAGGTGGTCGCCATGATGAAACAAGTATGA